The region GGTGGTGCGCGGCGACGTGGCGCGGGGAGTCAGGACCTCGGAGCGCGGCGTGTTCCGCGCCGGCAGCTCGCGCGTCTCCACGGTGGTGCGCACCACCTGGTCCTCGTGGTGGTACAGCGCGTCCACCACGCCCAGCGCGTAGATGGTGTAGAAGCCCGCGGCCGAGGCCAGCTTGAGCAGCTGCCAGGTGTCGCGCTGGCGCTCGCGGCTGGTGGGGATGAAGCGGATGGTGATGGAGGCCCGACCATCGTCGTCGAGCACGTTGTCCAGCTCCAGCGTGCGCTCCTCGAAGAGCGACTCGTAGGCGAAGTAGGAGATGATGCTCGTCACCGCGAGCACACCCTCGGTGGCGGCGAAGACGATGCCCAGGCTGTTGCGGCCCTGTTGGAACTGGCCCGCGCCGAACGGGACGAAGTTGACCAGGAAGTTGCGCTTCTCCACGGTGCGCACGTTGACCTGGCTGGCCAGCTCCTCGGCGCGGCGGCGCAGCACCTCGGCCTCCACGCGCTCGCGCTCCCGGCGCTCGGTCTCCGCCTTCTCGCGCTCCTGGCGCAGCCGGCGCTCCTGACGCAGGAACTCCAGCTCGTTGGTCATGTCGTCCTTGATGCCCTCCAGGAAGGCCACCGCGGGGGGCGGGACGACGAACGGGTCCAGGCTGAAGTCGGGGTCCAACCGGAGCAGGGCGCGCAGGTGGCGCGAGGCCTCCTCGGTGCGGCCCAGGTTGAACGCGGCCAAGCCCGCGAGCTTGTGCAGCTCCACCAGCTCGTCCTCGCCCAGCCCGCCCCGGTCGATGCGCGCGCCGGCGCGGTCCACGACCTCGGCGTACTTGCCGTACTCGAAGCTGGCGCGCAGGGCCGTCACCTCCGGGTCGCCGGTGTCCTCCTGCGCGAGCGAGGCGACTGGCGTCCACAGCACCAGCCAGAGCGAGATGAGCGCGAGCCCACGGTTCATTCGGGGGACAGGCTCCCGGCCACGAGCGTCGGCTCTCCCGGGCGCAGTTGCACGACGCGGCGCTCCGTCTTGTAGCCGGGGTGGGAGATCTCCACCGCGACGGTGTGGAGGAACCCCGCGGGGCCGCGCGGCGCGCGAATCTCGAACGGGTGCTGGATGCTGTCTCGCGCGGTGCGCACCTGGTCGCCCACGCGCACGGTGGCCTCGGCGGGCGTGTACTCGAGCGAGAGCGGTGACGGCTTGGGCTGGGCGCCCAGGTGGAAGCGGTTCTCGCCTTCGGACAGGACCTCGATGTCCTCCTTCACGTCCAGGCAGTAGTCGCAGGAGATGGTGACGGTGTGGCGCCCCGGAGGCAGCTCCACGTCGTGCTTCGACAGGGCCTGGGCGCTCGGCGAGCCGTCGCCCACGCGGATGATGCCGAAGGGGCGCACGAGGATGGTGGCGACGACCTTCTTCGACCCGGGCTGCCGTCCGGCGACGCGCTCCTCACCGGGGCCGCCCACCGCGCGCGCGTCGTCCACGGCGCGGGTGCCGCCCACCGCGCGAGGGCCTCCCGTACGTGGGGAGGGGCCACCGGGCGCCGGAGACAAGGGGGCGACGCGGGAGCCCGAGGGCTCGGTGAGCTGGGTCTTCGACGCAACACCGCGCGAGTTCTCGGGTCGGCCTGTCAGCGGCTCGACCCGCGGGCCGGGGTTCAGGCTCGAGTCTGGCGGCGTGGCCCTCGAACCGGACACGTCAGTGGAGGAGAGCGCCTTGCCGCCCTGTCCGCCGAGCATGTTCGAGAGCAGGGAGCCGCTCTGCTCGTTGCCTCCAGACGTCATGGAGGGGAGCGTGGAGGGGGTGCTCGCCTCGGGCGGATGGGACGCGGCGTCGGCGGGTGCGTGGTAGAGCTTGTAGCCGCCGATGCTCACGGCCGTGAGGGACGCGAGCCCCACCGCGAGCCGGATGCCGCGCCGTCGCCACTTCCGCGCGCGCTGCGCCCGCTGGATGCCCTTGAGCAGCCCGAGCGCCCGCGCGTTCTGCGCGTCCAGCGCCAGCACCTGGTTGAGGCAGCCGAGCGCGCGCGGCGTGCGCTTCTCCGCGAGCAGCCGCTCACCGCGCTCCAGCAGCGACGCGACGATGCGCTGGCGCGCGAGCTTCCGGTACGACGGCGGGTCGGCGAAGAACGACACCAGCTCCTCGCCCACGCGCGCGAAGCCCAGGCCCGCCAGATAATCCGCGAGCGCGTCGCGCAGCTTGCCGGCGTCCGGGTAGCGCTGCTGGGGATCTCTCTGCAGACAGCGCGCGCAGATGTCCGCCAGCTCATCCGACAGACAGGGGACGCGGCGGCGCGGGTCCTCGTAGTCGCCGTCGAGGATGCGCTTGAGCGTGGCGGTGGTGTTGGGCGCGGAGAAGGGCAGCCGGCCCGTCATGGCCGCGTAGAACATGATGCCCACGCTGAAGACGTCCGCCTCGGGGCCGGCCTCCAGCCCCTCGATGATCTCGGGGGACATGTGCGCGGGCGAGCCCACGAGCGTGCCCGTCACCGTCATCCGCTCCTCGATGTCGAGCAGCCGGGCGATGCCGAAGTCCATGAGCTTGAGGATGCCGTCCTCGCGCACCATGACGTTCTCGGGCTTCAAGTCGCGGTGGATGACGCCCGCCTCGTGGGCATGCGCGAGCGCCGCGGCCAGCTCGTGGATGACCATGGCCGCCAGCTCCGGCGGATCCAACGGCCCCTCGTCGAGCACCGTCTTGAGCGTCTGGCCGCGGATGTACTCGGTGACGATGAACGCGTCCTGCGCGTCCGCGGCGGAGAAGTCGAACACCTCGAGGATGTTGGGGTGGTGCAGCTTGGCCACCGCGCGAGCCTCGCGCGCGAGCCTCCGCCGCGACTCGTCCTTGCCCGCCAGATGGGGGTGCAGCACCTTCACGGCCACTTCACGATCCAGGGCGGTGTCGAGCCCTTTGTACACGACGCTCATGCCCCCCGAGCCGAGCTGCTCGAGGATGCGATAGCGACCGATATGGCGGCCGACGAGCGTCATGACGTGTGCGGCGAAAAGTGCCTTCCCCCTCCCTCAGTCCCCGAAGCTGATGCCCATGCTCTTCGCGAAGCGCACCAGCTCGCCGGAAGCATCCACCCGGCGCTCCTTGCGCGACTCGCTCAGCGGTACCGCGACGATTTCACCCGCGCGCAGGGCCACCATGTGGTCCCACTGTCCATCGCGCACCAGGTCCAGCACCTTGCAACCATAGCGCGTCGCGAGCACGCGGTCCGCCGCGCTCGGGCTGCCCCCGCGCTGCAGGTGGCCCAGCACATTCACGCGAATCTCCGCGTCCAGGTGCTGCGCCAGCAGGTCCGCGCACACCTTGCCGGAGCCGCCCAGCCGCACCACGCCGCGCCCGGGCAGGTCCTCGGCCTTGTCCAGCACCGCCAGCGTGCCGCCCACGGGGAAGGCGCCCTCGGAGATGGCGATGATGGAGAAGCTGCGGCGGCGCGTGGCCCTGCGGCGCAGCTTCTCCACGATGGACTCCACCCGGTAGGGAATCTCCGGGATGAGGATGACGTCCGCTCCGCCAGCAAGCCCGCTCTCGAGCGTGAGGAAGCCCGCGTGCCGGCCCATGATCTCCACCAGCATCACCCGGTCATGCGCCTCCGCCGTGGAGTGCAGCCGGTCCAACGCCTCCGTCACGATGAGTCGCGCGGTGTCGAAGCCGAACGTCTGGTCCGTGCCGCTCAAGTCGTTGTCGATGGTCTTCGGACAGCCCACCACCTTGAGGCCCTTCTCACTGAGCCGGTGGCCGATGGACAGCGTGCCGTCGCCGCCCACCGCGATGACGCCGTCGAGCTTCAGCGCCTCGCAGCGGCGCAGCACGTCGTCGGACACATCGCGCTCCACCCACCGTCCACCCTCCTTGAAGGCGTAGAGGAACGGGTTGGCGCGGTTGGACGTGCCCAGGATGGTGCCGCCCTTGGGGAGGATGCCGCGCGTGTCCTCCTCCGTGAGGGGACGCGTCAGGTCGGGCTCCACCAGGCCCATGTAGCCGTTCTCGATGCCGACGAACTCGTGGCCGAACTCGTGCGTGCCCCGCTTGACGAGGCCGCGGATGAGCGCGTTGAGCCCGGGGCAGTCTCCGCCACCGGTGAGGACTCCGAGTCTCAGTGAACGGGCCATAGGGGTCGGACGCGGGTGTCAGAGGCAGGAGTGCCCACCATGACAGGGACGTCGGACCTGATGATAGGAGGCCCCCGCGCCGGGGTGCAACGCGCGAATCACCTCATGGATCGGATTTCCGAGTGGAAACGCGAGCTTCCATCAGTCCCGCTTGAGGCGGCGACGAGAGGCGACCCGGTCCAACAGGGCCTGCAGCCGGGGCTGGGGCGCCTTGGGCAGCGCCTTGTCTGTCGGAGACTGTAGGGGCATCTCCTTCGCCATCCGGTAGACCTCGATCAACCGCTCCTTGAAGAGCTCGTTGTCGGGGCGCTCCTGGAGGGCGCGGCGGTAGGCGGCGGCGGCTCCGACGTAGTCCCCCAGGGCGAACAGGCGCTCACCCTCCTGGGCGGGTGAGGAGGGACCGAGCGGGAGCTCCGGCTCCTCGGGCGGTCGGGAGGCTTCCAGCTTCTGGAGCTCCAGGGGTTGGAGGGACTCGCGGAGGTTGGCGAGCTTGTCCGCGAGCGAGCTGTCATCCGGGAAGGCCAGGATGAGCGCCTCGTAGAGGTCGAGCGCCTCGACGAGCTCTCCACGGCGCAGCGCTCGGTCGGCGCGAGCCTCCATCTCCACCCGGGCTGCAGGATTCATCTCGGCGCGAGGTTACCCGCGCCCGACGGGGATGTCACAACGAAGGCGTGCGAGCGCTGACTTCGTGGTGCGCCGGGACGGTGGGCCTTGGGCCTGTGAAGCCGTGTCTTCTGGGTATCCATGGGTTCGTGCGGTGCGCGCGAGGTGGCCGCGTCGGGGGCGCGGGGGGCCTATGCTGCGCGGTGTGAGTCTCTCGTGGGTGGCCGCAGGAGGGTGGTTGTTGCTGTCGGGCGCGCTCGGCACCGAGCTGCGGCGCGACGGCTACGTGCTGCGTCCGCCCGAGGGGTTCCACATGGTGCGGTGGGAGCCCTACACGGGCTCGGTGGCGGGGGCGGTGACGTTGGATGCGGAGACGCCGAGGTCCCTGTCCGCGGCGCTCGCCGATGGTGAAGGGCCGGAGGCGGCGACGATGTTGGTGTCGGTGGTGGAGCGGAGCTTCTCCGCGAGCCCCTCCGAGCGTGACGACTTCGCGTCGGCGGTGATGCAGCACTTCCAGCGGGAGCTGGGGGTGGTGCTGTCGCCGGAGCGGGTGGACCGGATTGGCGGGGATGCGCCGCGCGTGGAGGTGCTGGGGACGCTGCGGGACGCGGGGCAGACGCGCACGGTGCTGGTGGCGGGGCTCGCGTCCGAGGGGCGGCACGCGGTGGTGGTGGTGAGCGCGCCCGCGGTGCGCTGGGAGCGGCTGGCCCCGGGGGTCCGCGCCTCACTGGAGACCTTCCGCCTGGAGCCGACGACGACGCCCGGCGCGGTTCCCCGGCGCGTGCTGGGCGCGCTCGCGGGAGCCCTGGCCGGTGCGCTGGTGGCGTCGTACGCGGCGTGGCGCCGAGGGCGCGCGGGTCGGATGGCCTCCGAGTCGTGACCGCCGCGCGGACCGAGCATCGGTGAGTCGACCGGATGGCGCCCTGTGTGGCGCCGCGAGCGGGCCGCATCGGAGGCGAGGCGACTCCACGCGTGCCTCGCGTGACGCCACCTCCTGAGATCCGCGCCGGAGCCCGGGGAATCGGCCCCGGCGCGTCTTCATACTCCGTGCTTCACCTCACCCCGCGCTCGGCTCGGGCGCGAGCGGAGGCACGGCCGTGGGCTTGCGGTGCTCGTCCAGCGCGACGAGCACGAAGCGCCCCCGGGTGCACAGCTCCCGCGCGCCGGTGAGCAGGTCCTCGGCGAACATCTCCACGTCCACGGTGACGGAGGTGCGGCCGGTGGCCGTCACGCGGCTGACCAGCTCCACGAGCTGCCCTTGCTGCACCGGCATGTGGAAGTCCACGCGCTCGCTGGAGGCGGTGACGACGGTGCGGCGCGTGTAGCGGCTGGCGGTGATGAACGCGGACATGTCCATCCACCGGAGGGCCTGACCTCCGAAGAGGGTGCCGTAGTGGTTGGTCTGATCCGGGAACACCATGTCCACCATCCGGGTCTCGGTGGCGGAGGAGGGGAGGGAGGGCTGCATCGGACTCATGGATGGACTCCTGGCCCACGGGCCGCCCCGGACGTGAAGACCTCCGACGGCGGCGGTGGGCCGCGATGGATGGCCTGACCTTCCCGCGAAGGTCGGGGGCGAAGCGCCACCCGGGGCGCTGTCCGCGTCCCAGGAGGGCTCGAGGCAGGTTTTCGGGCTCCGTGGGCTTGCTCCACCACCCGCCACGCATCGCGGCGCATGCTGGCGTCCTAGGCGCCGTCCCTTCCCAGCCCTCGTCAGTCGAGGACCAGTGTGTTCGACGGCGTTCGTTCCCACTGACCGCTGCGGGGCAGCTCCGGATTCGCACCGGATTCCCTTGCTAAACCCCATGGACCCCCATGAGGCACCTCGGGCGGGGCGGACCCTACCCGCTGCCCGGCGCGTCGCCAACAGGGCAGGTGGGTCGACGAGCGCACCGGAGCCCTCATGCCCTCTCCACTCGGTACCCACGCGCGCGCGGCGCTGGGATAGCGTGCGCCGCATCCATGTTCGTCTTCCTCCTCGTCGCCGTGCTGGGGCAGGCGCCGGCCGTCGCCCCATCGGAACCGGGCGCGCCCTCCACCGTCCGAAGCCAACCCGACGCCGTGCCCGCTCCCGCGCCCGAGCCTCCTCCGGCGGGCTTGCCTCCGGCCACCCACGAGCTCTTCCAGCGCATCCAGAACCGCGTCGCCCAGGTGCGCATCATCGAGCGTCGCTCGGGCACGCGCTCCTCCATCGGCTCCGCCTTCTTCGTCTCCGCCGACGGGTACGCCATCACCAACTACCACGTGGTCTCCGACGTGGTGCTCCATCCGGAGGACTACACCGCGCAGCTCGTGCTGCGCACCGGCGGGGAGCCCGTGCCCGCGCGCCTGGTCGACGTGGATGTGGTCCACGACCTGGCCGTCATCCGGATGGACGAGCCGGTGAAGGACTTCTTCGTCCTGGAGGACCGCGAGCCGCCGCAGGGCGCGCGCCTGTTCGCCATGGGCAACCCCCATGACCTGGGCACCACCATCGTCGAGGGCACCTACAACGGCTTCATCCAGGACTCCCTCTACGAGCGCCTGCACTTCAGCGGCGCCATCAACCCCGGCATGAGCGGAGGCCCCACGCTGACGGGGCAGGGCACCGTGGTGGGCGTCAACGTGGCCACCATGGGCAACCAGCTGGGCTTCCTGGTCCCGGTGCACCGCGCGAGGACGCTGCTCGGCCGGGCGCTGAAGATGGCGCCGGACGCGACGCCCGCGCTGCTGGAGACGGTGCGCGCGCAGCTCATCGACAACCAGCAGCGGCTCACCGAGCAGATGCTCGCGGCCTCGCTGCCGAAGCAGACCCTGGGCAGCTACCACGTCCCGGGCCGGTGGATTCCGTTCCTCAAGTGCTGGGGCGACACGCCGCACGACCCGGAGGTGCCGTACACCGTGACGAACTACCAGTGCTCGTCCGAGGAGGACATCTACCTGTCCTCGCGGCACCGCACCGGCGTGGTGGCCTTCCTGCATCAGCAGGCCTCCAGCCAGGAGCTGGGCGCGCTGCGCTTCTCCGCGCTCTACACCGCGCTGTCCTCGCAGGACCCGGACACGGTGGAGGCCTCGCGCGAGGACGTCACCAACTTCCGGTGCAGCTCCGAGTTCGTGGACGTGGGGGGCCTGCCCGTGCGCGCCGCCATGTGCCTGCGCGCGTACAAGCGCTTCCCGGGGCTCTATGACCTGGTGCTGCGCGCCGCCGCGCTCAACGCCAGCACCAGCGGGGTGGACACCAGCCTCACGCTGGGCGGCTTCACGGCGGACAACGCGCGCAAGCTGGCGCGCCGCTACCTGGAGGGGCTGTCGTGGACGAAGTGATCTTCCTCGAGGTGTTGGAGGGTGACTCCGTCCACACGCGTCACCGGCTGGAGCGCTTCCCGGCCACGGTGGGCCGCGCCTACTCGAACGACGTCATCCTGGACGACCCGAAGGTCTCCGCCGAGCACCTGCGCATCGACCGCCGCGAGGACGGCGCGCTCGTGCTGCGCGACGTGGGCAGCGACAACGGGACCTGGCGCGTGCAGCCCTGGGCGCAGCTGGCGGAGCTGGAGCTGGCGCCGGACACCCGCGTGGCCGTGGGGGACACGGTGCTGCGCTTCCGGGCCCGCGACCACGTGGTGCCGCCCACGGTGGTGAGCACCGTGTCCGCCGAGCCCCGCGAGCGCGTGTTCGAGCACCCGCGCGCCTTCCCCGTGGCGATGCTGTCCCTGCTGCTGTTCAGCGCGCTGGCGTCCTACCTGGGCAACTACGCGCGCACGGACTGGGGCGAGCTGACGGTGGCCCTGGTGATGCCCATGACGCTCACGCTGTTGTGGGCCGGAGGCTGGGCCGTGGCCAGCCGCATCTCCCGTCGCCACTTCCACTACCGCGCGCACGCGACCATCGGCGCGCTGGTGCTCCTGGGCGCCGTGGCGCTGCCGCTGCTGGTGGCCGCGCTGGGCTTCAGCCTGGGCCTGGGCGCCAGCCTCTCCTGGGTGTACCACGCGACGTTCCTCGGCCTGATGGGCTGGGGGCTCTTCTGGCACCTGCGCTACGTGGCGCGGTGGGAGCCGGCGCGGCTGGTGCGGGTGCTCGTCGTCGTGACGCTGGCCTTCGGCGCCGTGTCGCGCGCGAACGATTTGCTGGGCAACGAGCCCTTCAGCACGTCGCTGGACTTCTCCCGCACGCTGCTGCCGCCCGTCTTCCGCGTCGCCCGCGCCCAGCCGGTGGAGTCCTTCTTCGAGGACCTGGACGGGCTGCAGAAGCAGGTGGACGCCCTCGCCAAGGAGGAGTAGCGCCCGACGACGCCACGGGTGGGATGGTGATGTCAGACCTGGAAGGTAGCCTGCATCGCTTGGGTGGCTGAGCGACCAGGAGGTCCAGGTGCGAGTGAGCGTGGCGCCGGAGCTGTCGTCGTTCCGGGAGGTGGCGCGTGGGTTGTTGGTGCGCGGCATGCCTCCGGACCGGGTGGAGTTCGAACCGGGGCAGGAGTCGTGGGCGGAGTGGGTGGATCCGCTCCTGGCCGGTGGTGGCGCCCGGGCTGCCCCGGTGCTGCCCGCGGACTTCCTGTCCCTGGCGGAGAAGGTGGTGTGTCACCGGGACGCGGAGCGCTTCGCGTTGCTGTACCGCGTGCTCTGGCGGCTGACGCACGGTGAGCGGCGACTCCTGGAGAAGGACGCGGACCGGGACGTCCAGCGGCTGCGGCGCATGGAGCGCGCGGTGCGGCGGGACGTGCGGGAGCTGGTGATTCGCGTCCGGTTCCGTCGCGCCGCCTCGGATGGAGAGGCGCGCCATGTCGCGTGGTACCGGCCGGAGCACCTCGTCGTCCGGCTGGCCGCGCCCTTCCTCGTGGGGCGCTTCCCCTCGCTCCACTGGAGCCTCTTCACGCCGGACGCCAGCGCGCATTGGGACAGGGCACGGCTGTCCTTCGGTGCGGGGCTCGCGTTCTCGGAGTCCGGGGCGTCCCCCGCGCCTGTCGCCTCTCCGGAACCCGGCTGCGCGCGGCCGCGCGTGTTGCTGCTGGGGGACGTGCCCGGCACGCGCGAGGAAGGAGACGCGGCGTGCTTCGTGGGACCCTCGGGCCGGCTGTTGGAGCTGGTGCTCTCGCGCGCGGGGCTGCGGACCTCGGACCTGCGGGTGTCGCGGGCCCGGTGGCCGGGACGTCGCTCGGGGGCGCTCGCCTGGCCGGAGGCCCGGGCCCTGAGGGAGGAGCTGGCCTCGGAGGCGGCCCAGGTCCGTCCCCGGCTGCTGCTCGCGTTGGGCAGCGCCGCGGGGCAGGTGCTGCTGGGGCCGGGCTTCCGGCTGGACGTGGGGCGGGGGCGGCTGGTGCCCTCCGAGTGGGCCCCCGGCGCGCTGGCCACCTTCGCGCCGTGGGACGTGCTGCGGCGGCAGGACCCTCGGGAGCGCGCGGAGGCCCGCATCCACTTCGAGGCGGACGTCCGCGCGGCGGCGCAGTGGCTGAAGAGCCCGGCGTCGCTGGGCTCCTGAGCGGACACACGCGCCCCCCACGGGCGGCCTCGACAACGCGCGAAGCCGCCCTTCATATCGCCAGGGCCCCTGGATGGTTGCGCTCCGTGGGGCGCTGGCGGTGGGTGTGTCAGCGGGGTGGTAGTCTCGATGGGGCCCAGGTGCGCTTCTTGGAGAGGATGCCATGCGCCGTTCAGCCCTGACCCTGTTGTTGCTGTTGTGTGCCGCGTGCGCGCGGACTTCATCGGTGGTGCCGCGCCGCGGACCTCCCGTCACCGTGGTTCCACCGGAGCTGGCGCTCGAGTCGGGTGACTCACCCTGGGCC is a window of Myxococcus guangdongensis DNA encoding:
- a CDS encoding tetratricopeptide repeat protein, with the translated sequence MNRGLALISLWLVLWTPVASLAQEDTGDPEVTALRASFEYGKYAEVVDRAGARIDRGGLGEDELVELHKLAGLAAFNLGRTEEASRHLRALLRLDPDFSLDPFVVPPPAVAFLEGIKDDMTNELEFLRQERRLRQEREKAETERRERERVEAEVLRRRAEELASQVNVRTVEKRNFLVNFVPFGAGQFQQGRNSLGIVFAATEGVLAVTSIISYFAYESLFEERTLELDNVLDDDGRASITIRFIPTSRERQRDTWQLLKLASAAGFYTIYALGVVDALYHHEDQVVRTTVETRELPARNTPRSEVLTPRATSPRTTARVGVYPTSGGGGVALSLTF
- a CDS encoding serine/threonine-protein kinase codes for the protein MTLVGRHIGRYRILEQLGSGGMSVVYKGLDTALDREVAVKVLHPHLAGKDESRRRLAREARAVAKLHHPNILEVFDFSAADAQDAFIVTEYIRGQTLKTVLDEGPLDPPELAAMVIHELAAALAHAHEAGVIHRDLKPENVMVREDGILKLMDFGIARLLDIEERMTVTGTLVGSPAHMSPEIIEGLEAGPEADVFSVGIMFYAAMTGRLPFSAPNTTATLKRILDGDYEDPRRRVPCLSDELADICARCLQRDPQQRYPDAGKLRDALADYLAGLGFARVGEELVSFFADPPSYRKLARQRIVASLLERGERLLAEKRTPRALGCLNQVLALDAQNARALGLLKGIQRAQRARKWRRRGIRLAVGLASLTAVSIGGYKLYHAPADAASHPPEASTPSTLPSMTSGGNEQSGSLLSNMLGGQGGKALSSTDVSGSRATPPDSSLNPGPRVEPLTGRPENSRGVASKTQLTEPSGSRVAPLSPAPGGPSPRTGGPRAVGGTRAVDDARAVGGPGEERVAGRQPGSKKVVATILVRPFGIIRVGDGSPSAQALSKHDVELPPGRHTVTISCDYCLDVKEDIEVLSEGENRFHLGAQPKPSPLSLEYTPAEATVRVGDQVRTARDSIQHPFEIRAPRGPAGFLHTVAVEISHPGYKTERRVVQLRPGEPTLVAGSLSPE
- a CDS encoding 6-phosphofructokinase, giving the protein MARSLRLGVLTGGGDCPGLNALIRGLVKRGTHEFGHEFVGIENGYMGLVEPDLTRPLTEEDTRGILPKGGTILGTSNRANPFLYAFKEGGRWVERDVSDDVLRRCEALKLDGVIAVGGDGTLSIGHRLSEKGLKVVGCPKTIDNDLSGTDQTFGFDTARLIVTEALDRLHSTAEAHDRVMLVEIMGRHAGFLTLESGLAGGADVILIPEIPYRVESIVEKLRRRATRRRSFSIIAISEGAFPVGGTLAVLDKAEDLPGRGVVRLGGSGKVCADLLAQHLDAEIRVNVLGHLQRGGSPSAADRVLATRYGCKVLDLVRDGQWDHMVALRAGEIVAVPLSESRKERRVDASGELVRFAKSMGISFGD
- a CDS encoding acyl-CoA thioesterase — its product is MSPMQPSLPSSATETRMVDMVFPDQTNHYGTLFGGQALRWMDMSAFITASRYTRRTVVTASSERVDFHMPVQQGQLVELVSRVTATGRTSVTVDVEMFAEDLLTGARELCTRGRFVLVALDEHRKPTAVPPLAPEPSAG
- a CDS encoding S1C family serine protease is translated as MFVFLLVAVLGQAPAVAPSEPGAPSTVRSQPDAVPAPAPEPPPAGLPPATHELFQRIQNRVAQVRIIERRSGTRSSIGSAFFVSADGYAITNYHVVSDVVLHPEDYTAQLVLRTGGEPVPARLVDVDVVHDLAVIRMDEPVKDFFVLEDREPPQGARLFAMGNPHDLGTTIVEGTYNGFIQDSLYERLHFSGAINPGMSGGPTLTGQGTVVGVNVATMGNQLGFLVPVHRARTLLGRALKMAPDATPALLETVRAQLIDNQQRLTEQMLAASLPKQTLGSYHVPGRWIPFLKCWGDTPHDPEVPYTVTNYQCSSEEDIYLSSRHRTGVVAFLHQQASSQELGALRFSALYTALSSQDPDTVEASREDVTNFRCSSEFVDVGGLPVRAAMCLRAYKRFPGLYDLVLRAAALNASTSGVDTSLTLGGFTADNARKLARRYLEGLSWTK
- a CDS encoding FHA domain-containing protein, with the translated sequence MDEVIFLEVLEGDSVHTRHRLERFPATVGRAYSNDVILDDPKVSAEHLRIDRREDGALVLRDVGSDNGTWRVQPWAQLAELELAPDTRVAVGDTVLRFRARDHVVPPTVVSTVSAEPRERVFEHPRAFPVAMLSLLLFSALASYLGNYARTDWGELTVALVMPMTLTLLWAGGWAVASRISRRHFHYRAHATIGALVLLGAVALPLLVAALGFSLGLGASLSWVYHATFLGLMGWGLFWHLRYVARWEPARLVRVLVVVTLAFGAVSRANDLLGNEPFSTSLDFSRTLLPPVFRVARAQPVESFFEDLDGLQKQVDALAKEE
- a CDS encoding DUF4130 domain-containing protein is translated as MRVSVAPELSSFREVARGLLVRGMPPDRVEFEPGQESWAEWVDPLLAGGGARAAPVLPADFLSLAEKVVCHRDAERFALLYRVLWRLTHGERRLLEKDADRDVQRLRRMERAVRRDVRELVIRVRFRRAASDGEARHVAWYRPEHLVVRLAAPFLVGRFPSLHWSLFTPDASAHWDRARLSFGAGLAFSESGASPAPVASPEPGCARPRVLLLGDVPGTREEGDAACFVGPSGRLLELVLSRAGLRTSDLRVSRARWPGRRSGALAWPEARALREELASEAAQVRPRLLLALGSAAGQVLLGPGFRLDVGRGRLVPSEWAPGALATFAPWDVLRRQDPRERAEARIHFEADVRAAAQWLKSPASLGS